One Gigantopelta aegis isolate Gae_Host chromosome 1, Gae_host_genome, whole genome shotgun sequence genomic region harbors:
- the LOC121370694 gene encoding zinc finger MYM-type protein 1-like produces MDIKKFFTAIPRHAQTLLRVGTTPDSNVEVVGEDVKEKTEKRVTSQTRLPILPPVPYQPRDVNCMPVQRLAKRTLCFQRAWFDSFPWLHFDANVSGVLCFTCAKAACMDLAGMARYSEDTFVSKGFCNWKKAIEKFKIHEKTSAHMISHSNLKFRSSNNDVDAQLSTHHLKEQTKARNALLKIVTTVQYLAQQGLAIRGKVSSDGNFMKLLELRSNDDVVLQRWLTRTTSYTSVAVQNELLKIMAHMVLRNICKNVGLFAVIVDGTQDIQGVEQEAICVRYIDDAYDVHEDFIGLYSVSEMTGASLSNMLQDALLRLNLPITHLRAQTYDGASNMSGKYQGCQALIKKVQPLANYTHCGAHITHLICAKAIESAPFLRDALNVVQELGGFYNSSGKFKNLYLDLQVMDDSPSPSRLKPLCPTRWLSRGIAVRAVLSNYAHVLEALNEASSTFGSSTADVMACHVHRNRLAECTARDIAIEFVDGSSDTRRSVFGKF; encoded by the coding sequence ATGGACATTAAAAAGTTCTTCACTGCCATACCACGCCATGCCCAGACTCTGTTGCGAGTAGGGACAACACCGGATTCAAATGTCGAAGTTGTTGGTGAAgatgttaaagaaaaaacagagaaaagaGTCACTTCTCAGACACGGTTGCCCATCTTACCGCCAGTGCCGTACCAGCCACGGGACGTCAACTGCATGCCGGTGCAACGGCTCGCTAAACGAACGCTATGTTTTCAGCGCGCGTGGTTCGATAGCTTTCCATGGCTCCACTTTGACGCTAACGTTAGCGGAGTACTCTGCTTTACTTGTGCTAAAGCAGCATGCATGGACTTGGCCGGCATGGCGCGGTATTCAGAGGACACATTTGTTTCCAAGGGATTTTGCAACTGGAAGAAGGCAATTGAGAAATTCAAAATCCACGAAAAGACATCTGCACATATGATTTCTCATAGCAACCTGAAATTCCGGTCTTCCAACAACGACGTTGACGCACAGTTAAGTACGCACCATCTTAAAGAACAAACGAAGGCGCGCAACGCTCTGCTGAAGATTGTGACGACCGTCCAGTATCTAGCGCAGCAGGGACTGGCAATACGCGGCAAAGTGTCAAGCGACGGTAACTTCATGAAGTTGTTAGAGCTGCGGAGCAACGATGACGTCGTGTTACAGAGGTGGTTGACACGCACAACTTCATACACAAGCGTTGCCGTGCAAAACGAACTGTTAAAAATCATGGCACACATGGTGCTGCGAAATATTTGCAAGAACGTGGGCCTTTTTGCAGTCATTGTCGACGGAACCCAAGACATCCAAGGCGTTGAACAGGAGGCAATATGCGTGCGATATATAGACGACGCTTACGACGTTCACGAGGACTTTATCGGTCTGTACAGCGTATCTGAGATGACTGGTGCCAGCCTCAGCAATATGCTGCAAGACGCGTTGCTCAGACTCAACCTCCCAATCACGCATCTGAGAGCGCAAACGTATGACGGAGCCAGCAATATGTCGGGCAAATACCAAGGCTGCCAAGCACTGATCAAGAAAGTACAACCACTGGCAAACTACACGCATTGCGGTGCACACATCACGCACCTCATCTGTGCGAAGGCCATCGAGAGTGCACCGTTCCTTCGCGATGCTCTTAACGTGGTGCAGGAACTGGGCGGCTTCTACAACTCATCaggaaaatttaaaaatttgtatCTCGATCTGCAAGTTATGGATGATAGCCCTTCCCCTTCACGCCTGAAGCCGCTTTGTCCAACCCGCTGGCTGTCACGTGGTATTGCCGTTAGAGCCGTCCTTAGCAACTACGCACACGTGCTGGAGGCACTGAATGAGGCATCATCTACATTTGGCAGCAGCACAGCAGACGTGATGGCCTGTCATGTGCACAGAAATCGTCTTGCCGAGTGCACTGCACGAGATATCGCAATTGAATTTGTCGATGGATCGAGCGATACACGGCGTAGTGTTTTTGGGAAATTTTAG